In a genomic window of Streptococcus mitis NCTC 12261:
- a CDS encoding CPBP family intramembrane glutamic endopeptidase gives MEFFDKFHAFCFGFLVLLIVITVPYTINHGDFFQNESELIIVSLLVTSLSVTYARKFEMVSFGMLSKKQLLLFIAIFFLSVLETLVYIHFFAVSSGAGVQHLAEVSRGISLSLILTSSVFGPIQEELIFRGLLQGAVFDNSWLGIVLTSSLFSFMHGPSNVPSFIFYLLGGLLLGFAYKKSQNLWVSTLVHMFYNAWPLLYYL, from the coding sequence TTTGGATTTTTAGTACTACTAATCGTCATTACAGTTCCTTATACGATTAACCACGGGGATTTTTTTCAAAATGAATCTGAATTGATTATTGTAAGTCTTCTTGTAACCTCGCTGAGTGTTACTTATGCTAGAAAGTTTGAAATGGTTTCTTTTGGGATGTTAAGCAAGAAACAACTTTTGCTTTTCATTGCAATCTTTTTTCTAAGCGTTCTTGAGACGCTAGTTTATATTCATTTCTTCGCTGTTTCTTCTGGCGCAGGAGTTCAACACTTGGCGGAAGTCAGCAGAGGAATTTCCCTGTCTTTGATTTTGACTTCCTCAGTTTTTGGACCCATCCAGGAGGAACTCATTTTCAGAGGACTTCTTCAAGGTGCGGTTTTTGACAATTCTTGGTTAGGGATTGTACTGACTTCCTCTCTCTTTTCTTTTATGCATGGACCTTCTAATGTCCCTTCGTTTATTTTTTATCTACTTGGGGGCTTGTTACTGGGCTTTGCTTATAAAAAGAGCCAAAACCTATGGGTTTCTACTCTAGTTCACATGTTTTACAATGCTTGGCCACTCTTATATTATTTATAA
- the ccrZ gene encoding cell cycle regulator CcrZ, translating into MDLGDNELTLTPIPGKSGKAYMGSYPDGKRIFVKMNTSPILPGLAREQIAPQLLWSRRLADGRDMCAQEWLTGKILTPYDMNRKQIVNILTRLHRSRPLMTQLSRLGYAMETPVDLLQSWQETAPDALRKNHFISEVMADLRQTIPGFREDHATIVHGDVRHSNWIETDSGLIYLVDWDSVRLTDRMFDVAHMLCHYIPEHQWKEWLTYYGYKYNQTVLNKLYWYGQLSYLSQISKYYMNQDLENVNREIHGLRHFRDKYGKRR; encoded by the coding sequence ATGGATTTGGGTGATAATGAGCTAACACTGACTCCCATACCTGGGAAAAGTGGCAAGGCTTATATGGGTAGCTATCCTGATGGGAAGCGTATCTTTGTAAAAATGAACACCTCTCCAATCCTACCTGGTCTAGCTAGAGAACAAATTGCTCCACAATTATTATGGAGTCGCCGTTTGGCAGATGGGCGTGATATGTGTGCTCAAGAATGGTTGACAGGCAAAATATTGACCCCTTATGATATGAATCGTAAACAAATCGTCAATATTTTAACCCGTCTTCATCGCTCACGTCCGTTGATGACACAGTTGAGTCGGTTGGGATATGCCATGGAAACACCTGTAGATTTACTACAGTCTTGGCAGGAAACGGCTCCAGATGCTTTGCGTAAAAATCATTTTATCAGTGAAGTGATGGCTGATTTACGTCAGACTATTCCAGGATTTAGAGAGGATCATGCGACTATTGTCCATGGAGATGTACGACATAGTAATTGGATTGAGACAGACAGTGGCTTGATTTATTTGGTAGATTGGGATTCGGTTCGCTTGACCGACCGCATGTTTGATGTGGCCCATATGCTCTGCCATTATATTCCAGAACATCAGTGGAAGGAATGGTTGACCTACTACGGTTACAAGTACAATCAAACGGTATTAAATAAATTGTATTGGTACGGTCAATTGTCTTATTTGAGCCAGATTTCCAAGTATTATATGAACCAAGATTTAGAAAATGTCAATCGGGAGATTCATGGCCTGCGTCACTTCCGAGACAAGTATGGAAAGAGAAGATGA
- the trmB gene encoding tRNA (guanosine(46)-N7)-methyltransferase TrmB, with protein MRVRNRKGATELLEANPQYVVLNPLGAKGKWRDLFGNDNPIHVEVGSGKGAFVSGMAKQNPDINYIGIDIQKSVLSYALDKVLEVGVPNIKLLWVDGSDLTDYFEDGEIDRLYLNFSDPWPKKRHEKRRLTYKTFLDTFKRILPENGEIHFKTDNRGLFEYSLVSFSQYGMKLNGVWLDLHASDFEGNVMTEYEQKFSNKGQVIYRVEAEF; from the coding sequence ATGAGAGTTAGAAATCGTAAAGGGGCGACAGAATTACTAGAGGCAAATCCCCAGTATGTGGTCCTCAATCCCTTGGGAGCCAAGGGAAAATGGCGGGACCTGTTTGGCAATGACAATCCCATTCATGTGGAAGTTGGAAGTGGAAAGGGTGCCTTTGTTTCAGGTATGGCCAAGCAAAATCCTGACATCAACTATATCGGGATTGATATTCAAAAGTCTGTTTTGAGCTACGCTTTGGACAAGGTGCTTGAAGTTGGAGTGCCTAACATTAAGCTCTTGTGGGTAGATGGTTCTGACTTGACTGACTACTTTGAAGACGGTGAGATTGATCGTTTGTATCTGAACTTTTCAGATCCTTGGCCTAAAAAACGCCATGAAAAGCGTCGTTTGACCTACAAAACCTTCTTGGATACCTTCAAACGTATCTTGCCTGAAAATGGAGAAATTCATTTCAAGACGGATAATCGTGGCTTGTTTGAGTACAGTTTAGTGAGCTTTTCTCAGTATGGCATGAAGCTCAATGGTGTCTGGCTTGATTTACATGCCAGTGATTTTGAAGGCAATGTCATGACAGAATACGAGCAAAAATTCTCCAACAAGGGGCAAGTTATCTACCGTGTTGAGGCAGAATTTTAA
- the rimP gene encoding ribosome maturation factor RimP, giving the protein MDAIATIVELVREVVEPVIQAPFELVDIEYGKIGSDMILSIFVDKPEGITLNDTADLTEIISPVLDTIKPDPFPEQYFLEITSPGLERPLKTKDAVAGAVGKYIHVGLYQAIDKQKVFEGTLLAFEEDELTMEYMDKTRKKTVQIPYSLVSKARLAVKL; this is encoded by the coding sequence GTGGACGCAATCGCAACAATCGTAGAATTAGTCAGAGAAGTTGTAGAACCTGTCATCCAAGCACCTTTCGAACTCGTGGATATCGAGTATGGAAAGATTGGCAGTGACATGATTCTCAGTATTTTTGTAGATAAACCTGAAGGAATTACCTTGAACGACACGGCAGATTTGACAGAAATAATCAGTCCTGTCCTAGACACTATCAAGCCGGATCCCTTCCCAGAACAATATTTCCTAGAAATCACCAGTCCAGGTTTGGAACGTCCTTTGAAAACCAAGGATGCAGTCGCTGGAGCTGTTGGGAAATACATCCATGTCGGGCTCTACCAAGCCATCGATAAGCAAAAAGTCTTTGAAGGAACCTTGTTGGCCTTTGAAGAGGACGAGTTGACCATGGAATATATGGACAAGACGCGTAAGAAAACTGTCCAAATTCCATACAGTTTAGTATCAAAAGCACGTTTAGCAGTTAAATTATAG